The Trueperaceae bacterium DNA segment TTCCGACGATTGATGGCACAGGCACACGAACTGATGAGCAGCGGCAGCCTGCTCATAGTCGAGCTCGACCCGCGCAACGTCGAACTGGCGAAGGAAGAGGCTTCCGCCTGGGCCGCTGCCGATATCCACGCCGACCTGGCGGGAAGGGCCAGATTCCTGGAGCTAAGGCGCTGACTCGCCGGCCCGGGTCGAGCCGGAGCCACCTGCCACCCTGAGGACGGCGGGACCGCGGGCGGCCATCAGGAGCGGTCGCGACCGTCCAGTCCGCGGAAGAACTCCGGTTCCGCAAGCGCACGGCGCTCCTCGGCTTCACGCCTGCTCTCGAGGAGGCTGCCCAGGAAGAGCAGGATCCCACCGATCACGACGAACGAATCGGCCAGATTGAAGACGGGGAAGTCGAAACTGCCGCTGCGGAAGTGGATGAAGTCGATCACGAAGCCTAGCAGCAGCCGGTCGATCATGTTCCCCAGCGCGCCGGCGAGGATGAGCGCGAGGGCGACGTGAGGCAACGGGGAGAGCGTCGCGCCGCGGCGCACCAGGTACCAGACGATGACCAGCGAAACGGCTGCCGAGAGCAGTCCCAGCAGAAGAGTCCCGTCCACGTTCACGCCGGCGACCTGCAGGTTGATGTCGCGCAACAGCCCGAACGCTGCACCGGTGTTCCGGATATAGGTGAGTCTGAAACCCCAACCGAGTTCGAGCGCTCCGCCCCCGGCAAAACTGCTGGTCGCCCACCATTTGCTCAGCTGGTCAGCTGCGATCAGCAGCGCCGCGAGAAGCAGATACATCGGGGCAGTATACGTTTCCGTGAGTCTGGAGGCGGTCTCCTGCTCACTTTCTGAGGGCGTCTCTCATCCTGCTGGCGAGAGCGGCGCGAACCTGTCAGGTCATACGGCGACTCTCCGGGGGATTCGTTATAGTGACGCGCATAACGCGAATAACGCGCCACACGGCCAGCTCCCCGGCTTGGCTGTGAATACGACGCGAAAGGCGATGATTGTATGCCTGCCACCCTGAAACAGGTGCGAAGCCGGATCGAGAAGGAAGGCGGCGATCCGCTCGTCGCGGCCTTCGCCGAGGTGCTCTTCGAGAAGTCCGACACTCGCTTCCTGGAGAGCTTCGATCCCGAGAGCCTCAGTGCGATGGCGACGGAGAGTTTCAGGTTCCTCGATGGACTGGGGAACGATGAGCTCCGAGTCGAGGTATTCAACCCGAGCGTCACTGCCGATGGTTGGGAGGCTCCCTTCACCATCCTGCGGCTCTGCCTTCAGGACCGTCCCTTCATCGTCGACTCGGTGAGGGCCGAGCTAAGACGCCGCCAATTCGGGCTCATGCACCTCCTTCACCCGATCTACAGCGTGCGGCGCGACGATTCCGGGTCGATAACGGAGATCGGAGCTCGCCGCGGGGTTGGCCGCCAGGAATCGTTCGAGATCTACTTCCTCGAACTGGAGGCGAGCGAAGAGCGGCGCAGCGAACTCGAAACCGCCGTGCGCGGCGTGCTCGAGGATGTGATCCTAGCCACCAACGACTACCAGTTGATGCGCGACCAGGCGGCCCGAGTTCGCGACTACATCCGCGAACTGCAGGATCATGGCGGTGAGATCGCCCTTTCGGAACGCGACGAGGAGCTCGAGGAGTACGCCCAGTTCATGGACTGGCTCGACGACGACAACTTCATCTTCCTCGGCTACCGGGAGTACGAGATATTCCGTAAGGGGCAGAAGAGCTTCCTGCAGGTCAAGTCAGATTCGGGTCTCGGCATCCTCTCCCGGGCGCAGGAGAGCGCCTACAGCGAGCCGGTGCCGCTCGAGCAGATCCCCGATGGGTTGCGGGAGCGGGTGATCGGCGGCCGGCTGTTCACAGTAACCAAGACGAACGCCGAGGCGACGGTGCACCGGGCAGCCCGGATGGATTACATCGGCGTCAAGAGGCTCGACGAGGAGGGAGCGGTCGAAGGGGAGCAGAGGTTCCTCGGCCTGTTCACGTCCAAGGCGCTCTCGGCTCCGGTCGAAGAGGTACCCATCCTGCGCCGACGACTTCGTCAGGTGCTCGAGCTGGACCACGCCGTACCCGACTCGCACGACTACAAGCAGATCGTCAGCATCTTCAACAATCTGCCGCGGGAGGAGCTGTTCTGGTCCGACGCTCAGCAGCTGCACCGCGACATTCGCACCATCATGGCGCTCGAGCAGGAGCGGGAGATAAGACTCACACTGCGCCCCGACCCTCTGGCTCGCGGTCTCGCGCTGATGGTGATCATGCCCCGCGAACGCTTCAACTCGGAGGTGCGGCGCCGGGTACAGCGCTTCCTGACCAGCGCTCTCGAGGCCACCCACGTCGACTACCAGCTGGCGATGGGCGAGGACGAGGACCAGGTCCGCTTCCACTTCTTCTTCACGACCCGCATGCCCGCCGAGCAGGTCGACGTTCGCGACCTCGAGCACGAGGTCGCCGAACTGGCCCGCACCTGGGGTGACGAACTGCGGGCGCGTCTGGTCGCCCGTCACGGCCAGGTGGAGGGCCGCAGGTTGGCGGAGCGTTACGAGCCGGCGTTCGACGAGCGCTACCGTGCCGACGTGTCACCGAGCGGCGCGCTGCTCGACATCGACAACATCGAGCTGCTGGGCGAGGCACCCTTCCGCGTCGACCTGGTCACCCCGCCCAGCGAGTCCCGACGGGAGCAGGCGAGCCTGCTGAGGATCTACCACCACAAGCGGACGCTGGTGCTCTCGGAGGTGCTGCCGATCCTCGAGAACACCGGCCTGCGGGTGCTGGAGCAGATCTCCTACTGGGCCGGACTCCCCGAAGGCGATCGCGGCATCGACGTGTTCAGGGTCCAGGACCTTTCCGGCCGGCCCCTCGATGTGCGCGCGCTGGGCAAGCGGCTCATCTTCGCCCTCGAGTCGCTGCTGGCCGGGGTCGCCGAGAACGACCGCCTCAACCGGCTGATCCTCGCTGCCGGACTCGACATCGACCAGGTGGCGCTGCTGCGCGCGTACCAGATGTATTACGGGCAGCTCTCGGCGGTGACTAGCCGGAGGTCGCTCTACGACACCCTGCTCAGCTACCCGGAGGCGGCATCGGCGCTCTTCGACTTCTTCCGCGCCCGTTTCGATCCGGGCATCGACTCCCAACGCCAGGAGAGGGTGGCGGCCGCCCGAGCGCGTTTCGAAGCGGCCCTCGAGGAGGTCTCATCGCTTCCCGAGGATCAGGCGCTGCGCGGTCTCTTCAACCTGATGGAGGCGACCGTGAGGAGCAACTTCTTCCTCGGCCGCGAGTACATCTCCTTCAAGATCGCTTCCCGCAGCGTCACGGTGATGCCCGAGCCGCGCCCGCTCTACGAGATCGCGGTCTCCTCGCCTCACGTGGAGGGGGTGCATCTGCGCGGAGGCAAGGTGGCCAGAGGCGGCATCCGCTGGTCCGACCGGCGGGACGACTTCCGCACGGAGGTACTGGGCCTGATGAAGACCCAGATGACGAAGAACGCGGTGATCGTGCCGGTGGGCTCCAAGGGGGGGTTCGTGCTGGTCGACCCGCCCGGCGACCGGGAGGCGCTGGGCAAGCACGTGCGCGAGCAGTACCAGACGTTCATGCGAGGCCTGCTCGACCTGACCGACAACATCGTGGATGGTGAGGTGGTGAGGCCCCAGGGCCTGGTCATCTACGACGACGACGACCCCTACCTCGTCGTGGCAGCCGACAAGGGCACCGCCACCTTCTCGGATCTGGCCAACGCTACCGCCGCCGAGTACGACTTCTGGCTGGGGGACGCCTTCGCCTCGGGCGGATCGCACGGTTACGACCACAAGGAGATCGGGATAACAGCCCGGGGGGCCTGGGAGACGGTCGCGCGCCACTTCCGCGAGATGGGCGTGAACATCCACCAGGACGAGTTCACGGCCGTCGGCATCGGCGACATGTCGGGTGACGTGTTCGGCAACGGGATGCTCTACACCGACAAGATCAAGCTCGTGGCCGCGTTCAACCACCTCCACATCTTCCTCGACCCCGACCCCGACCCGGCCAGGAGCTACCGGGAGCGCAAGCGACTCTTCGAGATGCCCCGCTCCAGCTGGCGCGACTACGACACGTCGAAGATCTCCAAGGGGGGCGGCGTGTTCGACCGCTCCGCCAAGTCGATCCGCCTGTCGCCCGAGATCCGCGAACTCCTGGACGTCGAGGAGGAGGTGCTGAGCGGTCAGGCGCTGGTGAGGGCCATCCTCCGCTGCGACGTGGACCTGCTCTGGAACGGCGGCATAGGCACCTACGTGAAGAGTTCGGCCGAGAGCGATCATGACGTTGGCGACGCGGCCAACGATCAGGTGCGGGTCGATGCCGCCGAGTTGCGCTGCAAGGTAGTGGGCGAAGGCGGGAACCTGGGCCTCACCCAACGTGCCCGCATCGAGTACGCACTGGCGGGCGGCCGGGTGAACACCGACGCCATCGACAACTCGGCCGGCGTGGACCTCTCGGACCACGAGGTCAACATCAAGGTGCTGCTGCGGCCGGCGCTCGCCTCCGGAGAGCTCACGATGGTGCAGCGGAACCGGCTGCTCGAGGAGATGACCGAAGAGGTGAGCGCTCTCGTGCTCGCCGACAACTACCGGCAGTCGCTGGCCCTCTCCCTGGCCGAGGGGCGTAGCCGCGAGGACCCGCTCCTGTTCGAATCGCTGCAGCTCTACCTGGCGGAACGCGGTGGGCTCGACGCCAAGGTCGAGGCGATGCCCACCGCCCGTCAGCTGACCGAGCGGCAGCGCGCCTCCGCCGGCTACACCCGGCCCGAACTGGCGGTGCTGCTCGCCTATACGAAGATGGGCCTCTACCGCCGTATCCTCGAAACCGACTTCCCCGAGGAGAAGCACTTCCGGCACTACCTCCACGACTACTTCCCTCAGGTGCTTCAGGAGCGGTTCGCCGACGAGGTCGAGAACCACGCCCTGCGCCGCGAGATAATCGCTACCCAGTTCACCAACACCGTCGTCGACATCCTTGGCATCACCTTCGTCCATCGCACCATCCGGGACACCGGCGCGACCCCGGTCGAGGTGATCCGCGCGGCCCTCGTCGCCCTCGAGATCCTCGACGTCCAGCACTACCTGAAGCAGGTCTTCGCGCTCGACAACCTGGTTCCGGCGGCCGCTCAGTACGCCGCCATCTCGGAGATGGTCGAGGCGGTGGAGGGGATCGTCAACTGGATCCTACTCGCCGACCTCACCCGCACCCCCATCTCCAGCTTCGTCGCCACCTACCGGGCGCCGCTCGCCGAACTACGCCGGCGGCTCAACGACTTCCTGCCACCCGCCGAGAAGCGCCTCTACGCCCGCCAGCAGAAGAGGATCGCCCAGGAGGGGTTCGACGAGGAGCTCGTCGCCGAGATAGCGGCGTTCGACTACCTGCCCACGAGTGTTGGCATCGTCGAAGTAGCCGAGCGGACCGGGGTGCCGCTCGACGAGGCGGCCATCCGCTTCTACGCTCTGGGGGAGAGGCTCTCGCTGGGTTGGTTGCGGGATGGGCTGAGCCGGCTCCAATCCTCCAGCAAGTGGGAGAAGATCGCCGTCGGCGGCCTCATCATGGAGTTGAGGCGGCTGCAGCGTGACCTGACCGAGGCCTACGTGAGGGCGCGGTTCGAGGAGCCCGAGCTCAAGGTCGATGCCTTCCTCGCCCGCTACCCCAACCTGCTTCGTCGTTACGACCAGGCCCTCGAGGAGATGAAGAAGGAGGAGGCACTGGGCTTAGCGAGCGGGGGCGTTCTCGGCAGATTGCTGTCGCAGGCCGAGCTTCCGACGCACGACTAGTCACGGCTGGCAGGGTGGCCGACCCGGTGTCACGCCGGGTCGGCCGTCCCCCGGGCGAAGAATTCGCGGAGGAGAGCGTCGAGCCTGATCAGCCCCGCGTCGGTCGCCTTCAGGCGATCGTCGGTCGTCTCCAGCAGTCCGAGCCGTATGAAGCGATCGAGCAGGCCGGCGAACCTCTGCCGCACATCGATCCCGCTTCGCTCGCGAACGTCGTTGATGTCCACGCCACGGAGGGTGCGCAGCCCTGTCATCAGCCTCTCGAGTACGTACTCCTCGGCC contains these protein-coding regions:
- the lspA gene encoding signal peptidase II; the protein is MYLLLAALLIAADQLSKWWATSSFAGGGALELGWGFRLTYIRNTGAAFGLLRDINLQVAGVNVDGTLLLGLLSAAVSLVIVWYLVRRGATLSPLPHVALALILAGALGNMIDRLLLGFVIDFIHFRSGSFDFPVFNLADSFVVIGGILLFLGSLLESRREAEERRALAEPEFFRGLDGRDRS
- a CDS encoding NAD-glutamate dehydrogenase, which gives rise to MPATLKQVRSRIEKEGGDPLVAAFAEVLFEKSDTRFLESFDPESLSAMATESFRFLDGLGNDELRVEVFNPSVTADGWEAPFTILRLCLQDRPFIVDSVRAELRRRQFGLMHLLHPIYSVRRDDSGSITEIGARRGVGRQESFEIYFLELEASEERRSELETAVRGVLEDVILATNDYQLMRDQAARVRDYIRELQDHGGEIALSERDEELEEYAQFMDWLDDDNFIFLGYREYEIFRKGQKSFLQVKSDSGLGILSRAQESAYSEPVPLEQIPDGLRERVIGGRLFTVTKTNAEATVHRAARMDYIGVKRLDEEGAVEGEQRFLGLFTSKALSAPVEEVPILRRRLRQVLELDHAVPDSHDYKQIVSIFNNLPREELFWSDAQQLHRDIRTIMALEQEREIRLTLRPDPLARGLALMVIMPRERFNSEVRRRVQRFLTSALEATHVDYQLAMGEDEDQVRFHFFFTTRMPAEQVDVRDLEHEVAELARTWGDELRARLVARHGQVEGRRLAERYEPAFDERYRADVSPSGALLDIDNIELLGEAPFRVDLVTPPSESRREQASLLRIYHHKRTLVLSEVLPILENTGLRVLEQISYWAGLPEGDRGIDVFRVQDLSGRPLDVRALGKRLIFALESLLAGVAENDRLNRLILAAGLDIDQVALLRAYQMYYGQLSAVTSRRSLYDTLLSYPEAASALFDFFRARFDPGIDSQRQERVAAARARFEAALEEVSSLPEDQALRGLFNLMEATVRSNFFLGREYISFKIASRSVTVMPEPRPLYEIAVSSPHVEGVHLRGGKVARGGIRWSDRRDDFRTEVLGLMKTQMTKNAVIVPVGSKGGFVLVDPPGDREALGKHVREQYQTFMRGLLDLTDNIVDGEVVRPQGLVIYDDDDPYLVVAADKGTATFSDLANATAAEYDFWLGDAFASGGSHGYDHKEIGITARGAWETVARHFREMGVNIHQDEFTAVGIGDMSGDVFGNGMLYTDKIKLVAAFNHLHIFLDPDPDPARSYRERKRLFEMPRSSWRDYDTSKISKGGGVFDRSAKSIRLSPEIRELLDVEEEVLSGQALVRAILRCDVDLLWNGGIGTYVKSSAESDHDVGDAANDQVRVDAAELRCKVVGEGGNLGLTQRARIEYALAGGRVNTDAIDNSAGVDLSDHEVNIKVLLRPALASGELTMVQRNRLLEEMTEEVSALVLADNYRQSLALSLAEGRSREDPLLFESLQLYLAERGGLDAKVEAMPTARQLTERQRASAGYTRPELAVLLAYTKMGLYRRILETDFPEEKHFRHYLHDYFPQVLQERFADEVENHALRREIIATQFTNTVVDILGITFVHRTIRDTGATPVEVIRAALVALEILDVQHYLKQVFALDNLVPAAAQYAAISEMVEAVEGIVNWILLADLTRTPISSFVATYRAPLAELRRRLNDFLPPAEKRLYARQQKRIAQEGFDEELVAEIAAFDYLPTSVGIVEVAERTGVPLDEAAIRFYALGERLSLGWLRDGLSRLQSSSKWEKIAVGGLIMELRRLQRDLTEAYVRARFEEPELKVDAFLARYPNLLRRYDQALEEMKKEEALGLASGGVLGRLLSQAELPTHD